A portion of the Microlunatus phosphovorus NM-1 genome contains these proteins:
- a CDS encoding HNH endonuclease signature motif containing protein → MSAAQVFESIEVVDDTVLRLRETGAWLVALVEGRDTGEPVSEAVRIDRIAALERLQASLEAAKSVEMVAFARSRAIRQVTQGIHPKKSERGIADEIALACRVSPTEGSRRLHAARDLVLDMPATLDLLAHGQINAGTARRVTEQLSHLDRSARSQVDAALAKQHLDRKSPKEAAAAAQRAAYRADPVGSTARAAKARKDRRVTLRPAPDTMSLLTGLLPVEQGVACLAALNEAVRQAKATGDDRTRGQIMADTMVARLTGQESAEDTKAEVGIVMPLGSLLDPDDPTPADIPGYGPIPAGLARELIENAKARGWWRRLFTRPTRDGGQLVVDLDQRRRRFTGWLAELIRWRDWTCRDPYCDAPIRHLDHIRRHSDGGPTSGTNGRGVCERGNYVRELPDWTVRVLDSDTHTVETTTPTGHTYVSNPPEPP, encoded by the coding sequence ATGTCAGCAGCACAGGTGTTCGAGTCGATCGAGGTGGTCGACGACACGGTGCTGCGCCTGCGCGAAACCGGCGCTTGGCTGGTCGCGCTGGTGGAGGGACGCGACACCGGCGAGCCGGTGAGCGAGGCGGTACGGATCGATCGGATCGCGGCCCTCGAACGGCTCCAAGCCAGTCTGGAGGCGGCGAAGAGTGTGGAGATGGTGGCGTTCGCACGGTCGCGAGCGATCCGGCAGGTCACTCAAGGCATCCATCCGAAGAAGTCCGAGCGCGGCATCGCCGACGAGATCGCGCTAGCCTGTCGGGTCTCCCCGACCGAGGGGTCTCGCCGTCTCCATGCGGCCCGGGATCTCGTTCTCGATATGCCCGCGACGCTCGATCTGCTTGCTCACGGCCAGATCAACGCGGGCACCGCCCGTCGAGTCACCGAACAGCTGTCCCACCTCGACCGGAGCGCTCGCAGCCAAGTCGATGCCGCCCTCGCCAAGCAGCACCTGGACCGCAAATCCCCGAAGGAGGCCGCCGCCGCGGCCCAACGCGCCGCGTATCGGGCCGACCCGGTCGGATCGACAGCCCGTGCCGCCAAGGCGCGGAAGGACCGCCGGGTCACCCTCCGGCCAGCACCCGACACAATGAGCCTGCTCACCGGGCTGCTGCCCGTCGAACAGGGCGTCGCTTGCCTCGCGGCCCTCAACGAGGCAGTCCGCCAAGCCAAAGCCACCGGCGACGATCGCACCAGGGGCCAGATCATGGCCGACACCATGGTCGCTCGCCTCACCGGGCAGGAATCCGCCGAGGACACCAAGGCGGAGGTCGGCATCGTGATGCCGCTCGGATCGCTACTGGATCCTGACGACCCCACGCCCGCCGATATCCCCGGCTATGGCCCGATTCCGGCGGGGCTCGCTCGGGAGCTGATCGAGAACGCCAAGGCTCGCGGCTGGTGGCGGCGACTCTTCACCCGACCCACTCGTGATGGCGGGCAGCTGGTTGTGGACCTGGACCAGCGGCGACGCCGGTTCACCGGCTGGCTGGCCGAACTCATCCGGTGGCGGGATTGGACCTGCCGCGATCCCTACTGCGACGCGCCGATCCGGCACCTCGATCACATCCGGCGACACTCCGATGGCGGCCCCACCAGCGGAACGAATGGCCGTGGCGTGTGCGAACGCGGGAACTACGTCCGAGAACTCCCCGACTGGACCGTACGCGTTCTCGACTCGGACACGCACACGGTCGAAACCACCACACCCACCGGGCACACGTACGTCTCCAACCCGCCCGAACCGCCGTGA
- a CDS encoding xylulokinase, whose product MAANVIAGGQTALGIELGSTRIKAVLIGPDHQVLATGSHAWENQFVDRLWTYSLGSVWTGVQDCYAALAADVRDTYGLELTTVGSLGISAMMHGYLAFDADGELLVPFRTWRNTNTGPAVDALSAAFEHNIPHRWSIAHLYQAVLDSEPHLESVAHLTTLAGYVHWQLTGEQVLGVGDASGMFPIDTEAGTYDAAMIATFDTLVADRGYDWRLADLLPTIRIAGDQAGTLTQTGARLLDPTATLQAGVPLCPPEGDAGTGMVATNAVAPRTGNVSAGTSIFAMVVLEHPLSRVHHELDLVTTPAGDLVAMVHCNNGASELNAWARLFAEFATAIGAEIDASTVFETLFRASLDGASDGGGLLAYNYLSGEPITGLAEGRPLFVRTPDSRFDLATFIRTHLCAALATLRIGMDVLQSDEHVALDTMFAHGGLFATEGVAQRYLAAAIDTPVSVGDTASEGGAWGIAVLAAYLTRKLPGQTLADYLADEVFSGAELLTLDPDPADRAGFDTFLQRYLAALPVQQAAVEHT is encoded by the coding sequence GTGGCAGCTAATGTGATCGCAGGCGGCCAGACCGCCCTGGGTATCGAGCTCGGCTCGACCCGGATCAAGGCCGTCCTGATCGGCCCCGATCACCAAGTGCTGGCGACCGGCAGTCACGCTTGGGAGAACCAGTTCGTCGACCGGCTGTGGACCTACTCCTTGGGGTCGGTGTGGACAGGAGTCCAGGACTGCTACGCCGCCCTGGCCGCCGACGTCCGCGACACGTACGGCCTGGAGCTGACCACCGTCGGCTCCCTCGGGATCTCGGCGATGATGCACGGCTATCTCGCCTTCGACGCCGACGGCGAACTGCTGGTCCCGTTCCGGACCTGGCGCAACACCAACACCGGACCCGCGGTCGACGCGCTCAGCGCGGCATTCGAGCACAACATCCCGCACCGCTGGAGCATCGCCCACCTCTACCAGGCCGTGCTCGATAGCGAGCCGCACCTCGAGTCGGTGGCACACCTCACCACCCTGGCCGGATACGTGCACTGGCAGCTCACCGGCGAACAGGTCCTCGGCGTCGGCGACGCCAGCGGCATGTTCCCGATCGACACCGAGGCCGGCACGTACGACGCCGCCATGATCGCCACCTTCGACACTCTGGTCGCCGACCGCGGGTACGACTGGCGGCTGGCCGACCTGCTCCCCACCATCCGGATCGCCGGCGACCAGGCCGGCACGCTGACCCAGACCGGCGCCCGGCTGCTGGACCCGACCGCCACGCTGCAAGCCGGTGTCCCCCTGTGCCCACCCGAAGGCGACGCCGGCACCGGCATGGTCGCCACCAACGCCGTCGCCCCACGCACCGGCAACGTCAGCGCCGGCACCAGCATCTTCGCCATGGTCGTCCTCGAACACCCACTGAGCCGGGTCCACCACGAGCTCGACCTGGTCACCACCCCCGCCGGAGACCTCGTCGCGATGGTCCACTGCAACAACGGCGCCAGCGAGCTCAACGCCTGGGCCAGGCTGTTCGCCGAGTTCGCCACCGCCATCGGCGCCGAGATCGACGCCAGCACGGTGTTCGAGACCCTGTTCCGGGCCAGCCTGGACGGGGCATCCGACGGAGGCGGACTGCTCGCGTACAACTATCTGTCCGGCGAGCCGATCACCGGGCTCGCCGAGGGCCGGCCCCTATTCGTCCGCACCCCCGACAGCCGCTTCGACCTGGCCACCTTCATCCGCACCCACCTGTGCGCCGCACTCGCCACCCTCCGGATCGGCATGGACGTCCTGCAATCCGACGAGCACGTGGCCTTGGACACCATGTTCGCCCACGGCGGCCTGTTCGCGACCGAAGGTGTCGCCCAGCGCTACCTGGCCGCCGCCATCGACACCCCCGTCTCGGTCGGCGACACCGCCTCCGAGGGTGGCGCCTGGGGCATCGCCGTGCTCGCCGCCTACCTCACCCGGAAGCTGCCCGGCCAAACCCTGGCCGACTATCTGGCCGACGAGGTGTTCAGCGGCGCGGAACTGCTCACCCTGGACCCCGACCCGGCCGACCGCGCAGGTTTCGACACCTTCCTCCAGCGCTATCTCGCCGCGCTGCCCGTCCAGCAAGCCGCCGTCGAACACACCTGA
- the araA gene encoding L-arabinose isomerase, with the protein MSTNPTCWFLTGSQGLYGPETLAQVEQQSRALVDQLNDAGTLPLPMQWQPVLTDAAAIQRIILAANADPDCVGLIAWMHTFSPAKMWISGLAALATPFLHLHTQANVGLPWAEIDMDFMNLNQAAHGDREFGFITARLGVRRTIVAGHVSDPTTQARIAGWQRAARGIAAVRSLKLARFGDNMRNVAVTEGDKVEAELRFGVSVNTYGVNDLVEHVEAAGPSEVDELIEQYAAAYDIAPELQPGGDRHQSLRDGAQIEAGLRSFLTDGGFGAFTTNFEDLGGLRQLPGLAVQRLMADGYGFGGEGDWKTSVMLHTVKAIGAGAPGGTSFMEDYTYHLGPGTPKILGAHMLEVCPSIAADRPRIEVHPLGIGNRDDPVRLVFDAAPGPATILGICDLGDRFRLVVNEVTVVPPDEPLPKLPVARAVWEPHPDLATSAESWIAAGAPHHTVLSTAVDTDQLIEFANQLGIELLVIDGSTTRRDFADRIRWNQAYYRLAQGL; encoded by the coding sequence ATGAGCACCAACCCGACCTGCTGGTTCCTCACCGGAAGTCAGGGACTGTACGGTCCGGAGACCCTCGCTCAGGTCGAGCAGCAGTCCCGAGCACTGGTCGACCAGCTCAACGACGCCGGCACGCTGCCGCTGCCGATGCAGTGGCAGCCGGTCCTCACCGACGCCGCCGCGATCCAGCGGATCATCCTGGCCGCCAACGCCGACCCCGACTGCGTCGGGCTGATCGCCTGGATGCACACCTTCTCGCCCGCGAAGATGTGGATCAGCGGACTGGCTGCCCTGGCCACGCCGTTCCTGCATCTGCACACCCAGGCGAATGTCGGCCTGCCGTGGGCCGAGATCGACATGGACTTCATGAACTTGAACCAGGCCGCGCACGGCGACCGCGAGTTCGGGTTCATCACCGCCCGTCTCGGGGTCCGGCGGACCATCGTCGCCGGTCACGTCAGCGACCCGACCACGCAGGCCCGGATCGCCGGCTGGCAGCGGGCCGCCCGCGGCATCGCCGCCGTACGCAGCCTGAAGCTGGCCCGTTTCGGGGACAACATGCGCAACGTCGCAGTGACCGAAGGCGACAAGGTCGAAGCCGAGCTCCGGTTCGGGGTCTCGGTCAACACCTACGGCGTCAACGACCTCGTCGAGCATGTCGAGGCGGCCGGACCGAGCGAGGTCGACGAGTTGATCGAGCAGTACGCCGCCGCGTACGACATCGCACCCGAACTGCAACCCGGCGGGGACCGGCACCAGTCGCTGCGCGACGGCGCCCAGATCGAGGCCGGGCTGCGGTCCTTCCTCACCGACGGCGGCTTCGGTGCGTTCACCACCAACTTCGAGGACCTGGGCGGGCTGCGTCAGCTTCCGGGTCTGGCCGTGCAGCGGCTGATGGCGGACGGGTACGGCTTCGGCGGCGAGGGCGACTGGAAGACCTCGGTGATGCTGCACACCGTCAAGGCCATCGGCGCCGGCGCGCCGGGCGGCACCTCGTTCATGGAGGACTACACCTACCACCTGGGCCCGGGCACCCCGAAGATCCTCGGCGCGCACATGCTGGAGGTCTGCCCCAGCATCGCCGCCGACCGCCCCCGGATCGAGGTCCACCCCCTCGGCATCGGCAACCGGGACGACCCCGTGCGTCTCGTCTTCGACGCCGCGCCCGGTCCGGCCACCATCCTCGGGATCTGCGACCTCGGCGACCGTTTCCGGCTCGTCGTCAACGAGGTGACTGTCGTGCCGCCCGACGAGCCACTGCCCAAACTGCCGGTCGCTCGCGCCGTCTGGGAGCCGCACCCGGATCTGGCCACCTCGGCCGAGTCCTGGATCGCCGCCGGTGCGCCGCACCACACGGTGCTCTCCACCGCCGTCGACACCGACCAATTGATCGAGTTCGCCAACCAGCTCGGTATCGAGCTACTGGTCATCGATGGTTCCACCACGCGACGTGACTTCGCCGACCGGATCCGCTGGAACCAGGCCTACTACCGCCTCGCGCAAGGACTGTGA
- a CDS encoding L-ribulose-5-phosphate 4-epimerase, which produces MTLTSDLADTVATIRAEVAHLHAELPRWGLVVWTAGNVSARVPGHDLLVIKPSGVGYDELTPEAMVVCDLDGNLVDGDHSPSSDTAAHAYVYKHLPEVGGVVHTHSTYATAWAARGEPIPCVLTMMGDEFGGEIPIGPFALIGDDSIGHGIVETLRNHRSSAVLMQNHGPFTIGPTAKAAVKAAVMCEEVARTVHIARQLGEPIPIDPDKIVALYERYQNVYGQPEVTDR; this is translated from the coding sequence GTGACTCTCACCTCAGACCTGGCCGACACCGTCGCCACAATCCGCGCAGAGGTCGCCCACCTGCACGCCGAACTCCCCCGCTGGGGTCTGGTGGTGTGGACCGCCGGGAACGTCTCGGCCCGGGTGCCAGGTCACGACCTGCTGGTCATCAAGCCCTCTGGTGTCGGCTACGACGAGCTGACCCCGGAAGCGATGGTGGTCTGCGACCTGGACGGCAATCTGGTCGACGGCGACCACTCCCCGTCATCCGATACCGCCGCGCATGCGTACGTGTACAAGCATTTGCCGGAGGTGGGTGGCGTGGTGCACACGCATTCCACGTACGCCACCGCGTGGGCGGCACGCGGTGAGCCGATCCCGTGTGTGCTGACGATGATGGGCGATGAGTTCGGGGGCGAGATCCCGATCGGCCCGTTCGCGCTGATCGGCGACGACTCCATCGGCCACGGGATCGTCGAGACCCTGCGCAACCACCGTTCGTCGGCGGTGTTGATGCAGAACCACGGGCCGTTCACCATCGGCCCGACCGCCAAGGCTGCGGTCAAGGCCGCGGTGATGTGTGAGGAGGTCGCCCGCACTGTCCACATCGCCCGCCAGCTCGGGGAGCCGATCCCCATCGATCCCGACAAGATCGTCGCCCTGTATGAGCGGTACCAGAACGTCTACGGCCAACCGGAGGTAACTGACCGATGA
- a CDS encoding GntR family transcriptional regulator — translation MRTAQLSSHRRPDWCLPLDHASPVPLWAQIESRLAGAIREHRLTAGERLPAEPDLARALGISRNTLRQGLRRLSTCGVLVRAPGFGTRVCAQPTEVLQGLPIPDLTPTANW, via the coding sequence ATGAGGACCGCTCAGCTGAGCAGCCATCGGCGCCCCGACTGGTGTCTGCCGCTCGATCACGCCAGTCCGGTTCCGCTGTGGGCCCAGATCGAGTCCCGACTGGCCGGCGCCATCCGCGAACACCGACTGACAGCAGGAGAGCGACTGCCGGCGGAGCCGGACCTGGCACGCGCGCTCGGGATTTCGCGTAATACCCTTCGGCAAGGACTGCGCCGACTCAGCACGTGCGGCGTCTTGGTTCGGGCCCCCGGCTTCGGTACTCGGGTATGCGCACAGCCCACCGAAGTCCTGCAAGGCCTACCGATACCCGACCTCACCCCGACAGCGAACTGGTAG
- a CDS encoding carbohydrate ABC transporter permease, producing MTSQRIARTSSALTSTKWVFLAIVVVVQLTPFYLAVTTAFKSITDRSSLWIPPIGDATLDNFRTAMTEGHLVWAIENGLVVTIIGTLLTCVVGAMAAYPLARRTSKLNSVVGLAMLGMLMVPPLSILVPLYTMLARVGLLNTFGGIILVLTTLQLPLAIFLFTQFMRGLPNSLEEAASIDGAGLFTTFVLVVLPSLKPVIATVTILTATNVWNEFALSSYILTTPEMRTLAPAAASFFSAQGNNFGAAAAAALVGLLPILIAYLFLQKYFVKGALAGAEK from the coding sequence ATGACCAGCCAACGCATCGCGCGTACCTCATCCGCGCTGACCTCGACCAAATGGGTCTTCCTCGCGATCGTCGTCGTCGTCCAGTTGACGCCCTTCTATCTGGCCGTCACCACGGCATTCAAATCGATCACCGATCGGTCCTCACTGTGGATTCCCCCGATCGGCGATGCCACCCTGGACAACTTCCGCACCGCGATGACCGAGGGGCACCTGGTCTGGGCCATCGAGAACGGGCTCGTCGTCACGATCATCGGCACCCTGCTGACCTGCGTCGTCGGCGCGATGGCGGCCTATCCGCTGGCTCGCCGGACGTCCAAGCTGAACAGCGTCGTGGGATTGGCCATGCTCGGCATGCTGATGGTGCCACCCCTGAGCATCCTGGTGCCGCTGTACACGATGCTCGCCCGAGTCGGTCTGCTCAACACCTTCGGCGGCATCATCTTGGTGCTGACCACTCTCCAGCTGCCGTTGGCGATCTTCTTGTTCACCCAGTTCATGCGGGGTCTGCCCAACTCCTTGGAGGAGGCGGCATCGATCGATGGCGCCGGATTGTTCACCACCTTCGTGCTGGTGGTGCTGCCCTCCCTCAAGCCGGTGATCGCGACTGTCACGATCCTGACCGCGACCAACGTCTGGAACGAGTTCGCGTTGAGCTCCTACATCTTGACCACCCCGGAGATGCGCACCCTGGCCCCAGCAGCCGCCAGCTTCTTCTCCGCCCAGGGCAACAACTTTGGCGCCGCGGCTGCCGCCGCCCTGGTCGGGCTGCTGCCGATCCTGATCGCGTACCTGTTCTTGCAGAAGTACTTCGTCAAGGGCGCCCTCGCCGGGGCCGAGAAATGA